The following proteins are encoded in a genomic region of Hyla sarda isolate aHylSar1 chromosome 3, aHylSar1.hap1, whole genome shotgun sequence:
- the LOC130360480 gene encoding olfactory receptor-like protein OLF3, producing the protein MGMENQTIITEVILQGFSTDLKINIALFLLFLTIYLITIIGNFLIICTVLMNARLHLPMYFFLCNLSFIDFCYSSTAVPRLLSDLFTLHRTISNRACGIQLYIILFMGGTECQLLVLMAYDRFVAICWPLHYPVMMRWSVCYRLTAFVWIFSFMIYIFPSLVMPISLCNRNQINHFMCELVAVIKLSCGDIYLNELVIFCISFISLLLPFLFILISYICIISSVLKVRTAGKYKAFSTCTSHIIVVVLYFGTGMITYFGPSSLYASNQEKYISVFYVAVCPMLNPLIYSLNNREVRKSFRTLFTKHIVSSSIMN; encoded by the coding sequence ATGGGAATGGAGAACCAGACGATCATCACTGAAGTCATTCTACAGGGTTTCTCCACAGACCTGAAGATAAACATTgctttgtttttgttatttttgacCATCTACCTAATAACCATCATCGGGAATTTTCTTATAATATGCACCGTTCTCATGAACGCTCGTCTTCACCTCCCTATGTACTTCTTCCTTTGCAATTTATCCTTCATAGACTTTTGCTATTCGTCAACCGCTGTGCCGAGATTGTTGTCTGACCTCTTCACTCTCCATAGAACCATTTCCAACCGGGCCTGTGGAATCCAACTATACATTATACTCTTCATGGGTGGAACGGAGTGTCAGCTTCTTGTCCTAATGGCTTATGACCGGTTTGTTGCCATCTGCTGGCCCCTTCACTATCCGGTAATGATGCGGTGGAGCGTTTGTTACAGACTCACCGCCTTTGTATGGATTTTCAGCTTCATGATTTACATCTTCCCTTCCCTAGTGATGCCAATATCCTTATGCAACCGTAACCAAATTAACCACTTCATGTGTGAACTTGTGGCTGTTATAAAACTCTCATGTGGGGACATCTACTTGAATGAACTTGTGATATTTTGCATTAGTTTTATCTCCCTTTTGCTTCCGTTCTTGTTTATTTTAATTTCCTACATTtgtattatctcctctgtattaAAGGTTCGCACTGCCGGGAAGTATAAAGCCTTCTCCACCTGCACCTCCCATATCATTGTGGTGGTTTTGTACTTTGGGACTGGAATGATCACTTACTTTGGCCCCTCGTCCCTATACGCATCCAACCAGGAGAAGTATATCTCTGTATTTTACGTTGCTGTCTGCCCGATGTTAAATCCGCTAATTTACAGTCTGAATAACAGAGAAGTAAGAAAATCATTTAGGACTTTATTTACAAAGCACATTGTCTCATCCTCGATAATGAACTAA